DNA sequence from the Candidatus Neomarinimicrobiota bacterium genome:
ACGTCTCGCGGTGAGGGTGGCTTCGGCAGCACCGGTTCATGAGCAAAATTAAAGATAAGAAACTGACGCGGGAAGGCCGCCGGGCGCTAGAGTGGGCCAGTGATAATATGCCTATTCTGGCGACGATTCGGGACCGGTTCGAAAAAGAGAAACCGCTGGCGGGAATAGCCGTCGGAGTGGCTATGCACCTGGAGCAGAAAACAGGTATTTTCCTGAAGACGCTTCAGGCCGGTGGGGCAAAGGTGTGTGCCGCTTCATGTAATCCCCTCACCACAGATGATGCTGTGGCGGCGGCCCTGGCTGAGGAGATGGACGTCTTCGCGTGGTCGGGCCAGACAGATAAGGAATACTACGAATGCCTCGGCTTGGTTCTTGAGTCGGCGCCGATAATCACCATAGACGACGGTGGCGATCTTAACTTACTGCTCCATTCAGAATATCCTGATAATATGAAAGATATTATTGGCGGCTGTGAAGAGACGACCACAGGTGTTCTCCGGCTGAAGGCCATGAGCGACGCGGGAAAACTTAAGATACCTATTCTGGCAGTAAACAACGCCTATTCCAAGTATCTTTTTGATAACCGTTATGGCACAGGCCAGAGCGTTATCGATGCCATAGTATCAGCCACAAATAAGCTCATTGCGGGAAAGACGGTGGTTGTGGTTGGCTACGGTTGGGTGGGACGCGGCGTTGCTTTACGTCTGCGGGGAATGGGTGCGCGTGTCATCGTGGTAGAGACAGGTGCCGCTCTGGGCGAAGGTCCATCAGGCTATCACCGGGGCCTGGAAGCCCTCTACGACGGCAATTGGGTTATGTCAATGAAAGAGGCGGCACCACAGGGAGATATATTCATCACGGCCACTGGAAACAAGCATGTAATCTCTAAACAGCACTTTAGCGCAATGAAAAACAATGCCATCCTTGCTAATGTGGGACATTTCAACCATGAGATCGATGTTGCATCTCTAGAGACAATAAGTAGTGAGAAGTCGGAGGTGATGCCGAATGTGGTGAAGTATCATCTGGAAAACGGCAACTGGCTGATGCTTCTGGCGGATGGACGGCTGGTCAATCTTGTGAGACCGGCAGGACGGGGTCATCCTGTTGAAATCATGGACGGGAGTTTTGCCGTCCAGGCCCTCTGTGCGGAATATCTAGCCGAGAAAAGTGAAGATCTAAAACCTGACGTCTACGATGTCCCTTCATCCATCGATGAAGAGGTCGCCCGCCTTGCTCTGGAGTCCCAGGGAATTTCTCTTCAGAAACCTACGCACCAACAGATTCAATATTCACGTTCGTGGAGAGAGGGTACTTGAGGCAGCGGATGCACGCTTATCCCGCGTATCTATTATTACCTTCTTAGCACTCTCTAAAGCAGTCTGCTAAAAAAGTGTTGACTTCAGCTTTCTCTGTATAGTAAATTCCATGCTGAAATCAGGGGTAAATCAAAACTGATA
Encoded proteins:
- a CDS encoding adenosylhomocysteinase, whose protein sequence is MSKIKDKKLTREGRRALEWASDNMPILATIRDRFEKEKPLAGIAVGVAMHLEQKTGIFLKTLQAGGAKVCAASCNPLTTDDAVAAALAEEMDVFAWSGQTDKEYYECLGLVLESAPIITIDDGGDLNLLLHSEYPDNMKDIIGGCEETTTGVLRLKAMSDAGKLKIPILAVNNAYSKYLFDNRYGTGQSVIDAIVSATNKLIAGKTVVVVGYGWVGRGVALRLRGMGARVIVVETGAALGEGPSGYHRGLEALYDGNWVMSMKEAAPQGDIFITATGNKHVISKQHFSAMKNNAILANVGHFNHEIDVASLETISSEKSEVMPNVVKYHLENGNWLMLLADGRLVNLVRPAGRGHPVEIMDGSFAVQALCAEYLAEKSEDLKPDVYDVPSSIDEEVARLALESQGISLQKPTHQQIQYSRSWREGT